In Flavobacterium sp. 83, the genomic window CATATTAATTACTTGAAATTATTTCAATAACACATTTATTTAAAACGTGTTGGGTTTATTTAAATGCAAAGAATAAAACAGGTATAGTTTTGAAATGAATTTCAAAACTATACCTGTAATTATCAAAGAATTGAGGTGCTTCCTGACGGTTGTATTGTTTTCGATTCTAAATCAGTTTGCATTTAGGATTCAATAAAAGTTCAACTGCCGTAAAGTATAATCCTTTTTTAATAAGGGTGTTTTCGGCAAGATCACCTAAAAAGAAGATATTTAAAAAGAGCAACGAATCTCCTGATCTTGCTTTATGAAAATGCATCTTTTTTTTCGATTACCGCTGAAAGCGTTTCTATTTTTGGAATGCTTTTTTATTGATCCATTGTCTTACAGGCACATCATATAATTTTAAGCAAGCATAAGCAAGTACAACACAAGATAATAAAGTCAATATACTCATAGGATATGCTTCACTGAACGGGATTTTATTATCTACTGCCCATGCGGTATAGATGTATATTATTGGATAATGCGTAATGTATATTGGGTAAGAAATATCGCCAAAAAATTTACATACCCTTGAAGAAAATTTACTTGTAATCTCTCCGCTAGCTGCCAAGAAAATTATTAAAGGGAAAAACAAAATTACAGTTGCAGAATCATAAATACCATTCCACCAAATATGCTCACTTCCGCCAATTCTTGGCATAGCTAAAGCCATTATAACTAGTAAACTGCACCAAAAAAAAGCATTTTTTACCTTAATTAATTTTCCCATACGAAAAAGCAATACTCCCGCAAAAAAAGGAAACATCATTCGAGTAAAACCAATATGTATATGTTCAGCATTTAGCGACCAGCCTCCTACAAGATATCCATTAGGACTTGTTACTGCAAGATGAATTAATGCACATCCGGAAAGAAAGACGAGTATTGAAAGCGCTGTTTTTGAAAATTTTCTAACAAAAAGCGCATAGAGAATATTGGCAATATATTCATAAAACAATGACCAGCCGGGTCCGTTAAGCGGATGCATTTCTGCCCAACCACGAATGTCCAAAGAGAGTGGAACAGGAATCAGCGTAAATCCAATAACCATTACCAAAAGCATTTTCCAAACAGGAACTTCATGTATGGCAGGCCATAAGGTTACTGAATCTTGGAAATAAAACAATAATGCACCTATAATCATTCCCATAATGACCATTGGTTGAAGTCGAATCAATCTTCTTTTAAAAAAATTCCCAATTGACATTCTATCCCATCGATCGTCATAAGCGTAGCTAATAACAAAGCCGGAAAGTAAAAAGAAAAAATCAACTGCAAGATAGCCGTGGTTTATTTTTTGATCCAGATAACTAGTCGCATGGGCCTCAAAAATGTGAAAAGCAACCACCATAAGTGCTGCTACACCACGCAAACCGTCAAGTATTGGATAATGGGGTTTTGAATTTATAGTATTGTTATTCATATATTTTAATTTTTATTTTGTGGAATATGTAATTTAATATTTCGAAGACAAAAAATAGTTCTGCTCCTTTTATAAACAAACCTATTCCTTATCAATTTGAAATAATTGCAAGGGCTAAAATCGCACTTAAGTTAAGTTTTAAAAGCCTAATATTGCTATCAGGCTTTTAAAGCTTTGCTTCTTTAGTGAAGCTCAATCATGAATTGAATGCAGAAATTAGTGCTTCAAATCAGAAAATTGAGTGTCTGCAGCAAATGCAGCATTTGTTTTTTCCACCACTAATTCTTTTGCTAAAGAAAATTTAGCAGTTTGTTTAATGTTTAATGACGATGTTCCAATGGCTACTTTGTAAGAACCTGCTTCAGCAATCCAAGCATTTTTAGCGGTAACAAATGAAGCTAAATTTTTAGGATTTAGTGTCAAAGTAATAGTTTGACTTTCTCCCGGTTGCAATAAATTTGTTTTTGCAAAAGCTTTCAACTCTGAACTTGGTTTGTCAGTGTTTTTGGCTGGAGCCGAAAGATATAATTCTACCACTTCTTTTCCAGCTGTTTTCCCAGTGTTTTTTACGGTTACTGTTGCAGTAATTTTATTGGCAAAAGTCGTAGCACTTAATTTCAAATTAGCCACATCAAAGCTTGTATACGATAATCCGTAACCAAATTCGTAAGATGGTTTTACGTTAAACGTGTTGTAATAACGGTATCCAACATAAACTCCTTCTTCGTACGTTACACTTGTAGGGTTTTCAGCAGGCGTTCCAATCCAGTTTTTGAATGAAGGCGTATCAGCATAATTAACGGGGAAAGTCATGGTTAATTTTCCAGATGGAGTTACTTTTCCAGTGAAAACATCGGCTACAGAATTTCCGCCTTCTTGACCTGGTTGCCACGGCAAAAGAATTGCATCTACTTTATCTTTCCAACTAGCGGTTTCAATCACTCCGCCAATATTCAATACAACAACTACTTTTTTTCCTTTGGCATGAAAGGCTTGGGAAACAGTGTTAATTAAAGCTATTTCGTCAGTGGCCAAATTGAAGTCGGCATCTACTTTTCTATCATCTCCTTCTCCAGCATTTCTACCTATTGTAATCAGGGCAACTTCAGATGAATTGGCTTTGTTTTCAATAATTTCCTTGTTCAATTCTAGTTCTTCAATACGTTTTGGAGAAGCCATTAATCCGCCATTTTTTTCACGACGCTCTAACTCTTTTGCTTTTTGATCTGCTGTATACGGTTTGTACAATCCCTCTAGATCTTTATCAATTGAAAATCCTGAATTCGTTAATCCGTCAATTAATGAAACAGTGTACGCTTCATTTACATCACCACTTCCAGTTCCTCCTGAAATAAAATCATACGAAGTCACTCCAAAAACGGCCAATGGAGTAGCTTTAGAAGAAAACGGCAAAGTATTATTGTCATTTTTTAATAGAATAGTTCCTTCGGCGGCTGCTTGTCTTGTTACTTCAGCATTAGCTTTTAAATTTGGTTTCCCCGAATAGTTGTAATTGTTCATAGAAGGAGATCTCATTACTAATTCTAAAACTCGAGTTAAATCGGTATTTACAACTGCTGCAGATAATTTTCCACTTTTCATGTTGTCTAAAATAGCTTGTTTTTGAGTTGGCATTCCTGGCATCAGTAAATCATTTCCAGCAGCTAATTGTGCGGTAACATTACTTACTGCATTTGGAGAAAAAGGAGAATTTGCTCCACCAAATCCATCATAACCACCAAACCAATCCGTCATCACTAAACCTTTAAATCCCCATTCATTTCTTAAAACTGTCGTTAATAAATCTTTTCTTTGCGAAGTATAAGATCCATTAATTAAGTTATAGGATGACATAATAGTCCAAGGCTGTGCTTCTTTTACAGATATTTCAAAACCTCTTAAATAAATTTCACGTAAGGCTCTTTCGCTAATATGAGCATTTACTCCCATACGGTTGCGCTCTTGATTATTAGCTGCAAAATGTTTAACCGAAGTTCCAACTCCATTAGATTGAATACCATTTACGATTGCTGCCGATATTTTACCAGTAAGTAATGGATCTTCTGAATAATACTCGAAGTTTCTTCCGCACAATGGATTTCTATGAATGTTCATTCCTGGTCCTAATAAAACATCTACACCATATTCTTTTACTTCGTTACCCATTGCTTTTCCAACACTGTTGATTAATTCTGTATTCCAAGTGGATGCCAATGCGGTTCCAACAGGAAATGCGGTTGCATAATAGAAGTTTGGGTCATTATTTCTTTTTGGATTAATTCTCAAACCAGCAGGACCATCAGAGACAACGACTGTTGGAATTCCTAATCGTTTTAAATCATAAGTTCCTCCTGCAGCTCCAGGTACTTTTCCTTGAAAACCTTCTGTTGTGAATTTAAAAGTATTTAGATCAAACCCAGGCATTCCAATTCCAATAAGCATGCTTGCTTTTTCATCATCGGTCATTTTGCTAATCAAATCCTGAATTCTATCATTCATCGGAAGACGGTAATCTTCATATTTATCTAGTCTTCCGTTTTGGTTTAAATCAGAAAACGTTAACCCGTCAACAGTAATTATGGGTTTGCCAGGTGAATCTTTAATTTCAGGATTTTTATTCCAAGAAATCCCAGAAAGCACTAATGTTGAAAGAAGTGATATTTTCGCAATTTTCGAAAAAGATATTTTTTTCATAAGGTTTTTTAGGTAGTAATTAATATTGCTTCATAATGAAGCAATATTAATTATATTTTTTAATATTTGCAAAAAAGAAGTGAAAATTTTCATTATTGGTTTTTTATAAAAGAAATTACTTATAATAATTTAATTTATGTTAGAATTTTTAACAATTTGCTTTAAGAAAATAATAATGAAAAAATCAGTTCAATCTTGGGGAATGTATATCTCAAATTTGTCCTATGATTTCTTTCCATAGGATTGTATGGTCAATAGATTTTCAATAGTTAATTTAGCTATTGATAATCTTTCGGATGTTTTATTAATGGGAATCTATCGATGAATTGCCAGAATTTATGATGGACTATAAAAGTATTTTTAAAAAACACCAAAAGGCATTGAGTACGTTTTGAACCGAGTTACCCTCATCTCAGTCGCCCGCCATAATTAAAACGGGAAAATTGGACCGTGCCCGATAATTCAGCTATAACAAGTCTCGATTTGCTAAAACACCTCTTTTAACCGATTCGGTTCTGGCATTAAGGTGCGTTGTTATACCTAAAATTCCGAATCCATTTCATCGCTTGATTGAAGTTAAAATTAAAATCCGTTAATCCGGGATATAAAACACCCGCGCCTATCACAATCATTTTTTTAGCTTTATCAGGATACATTGAGCCAAATTTATAAGCGGTATATCCTCCATCACTAAATCCAAGAATCATTACTTTTTCTGTAGTTACTTCACGGATTACTGCCAATACATCATTTGCTCTTTGTTCTAATGTCAATGGTTCGATTCCGATTTCCTACCATGCCCACGAGTAGAAACTGCTAGTACCTGAAAACATAGGGTAAGGTTGCCTTTGGTTTTTGCCATTTCAGCGGTTGAACTAAACAATCCACCATGTAGTATTACAATGGGTTGTCCTTTGCCATATACTTCATAATAAATTTTGACATCTTTTGATTGTACATAATGTCCCGCCTGTGAATTATTACCATAGGGAATGGTGTTTCATTTGTTCGTCTCTGCTTTGCATGAAATGACGCAACGGTTTTTGCGCAAACGTATTACAACAAAAAACTACAAATATTAAAAAACGTTAGTATTGATTTTTTCATTTTATAGATAAATTAAAATAGTTTTTCTGCGGGAGGAGTAGCACCTACTAATCTTAAATAAACCATTGTTTGTGCTCTATGATGGTTTTGATGTTCAAAACACTTGTTTAACACTTGCTCTTTACTCATGTCAAATTTATCAAAAAGCTTTTCCCAGATAGTTTTCTGTTTTTTGTGATTGACAGTAGAAAACGCCTTTGGCAAACTTTGATTTTATTAGAGTTTATAGTTTTTTAAGTGTTGTAAAACGACATATTTTCTAATTGTTTTTTAACTCATTTAGAATAACTAAAAGATTGTGTAACTGCCAGACAATCAAAACATAAATTCATGTTGTGTTTTAAATGTGTAAAAAACAAATACCTCCTTAAAAATTAATTAACGAAAAAGACTCTTAGCAAAAGTTCAAATTAGTTTGAAGATATATATTTGGCAGATGGAATTTACATAATTATAAATCTAAAAATAAATTCAAAAAACAGGTAGGGTAATTTTATTTTTAAATGTTTTAAAAGGAAAGAATGTGATTTTGAAATATTTTTAACCTTTAATTTTAATAAAATGAAAACCCAACAAAAAACCCTAATTGCCTTTGCATTTTCTTTTATAATGTTTAGCTGTACTAATAATGAACCTGGTTCATCTAGTTCAGCAGTTAGTGCTGTTGCTTTAACCTATGAAGTGGTAGCAGCATCAGTTTTACCAACCACAATTACTTCTTATATCACATCTAAATATGCAGGAGCTACTACAACCCAAGTGAATTTGAATTCAGACGGAACTTATGTGGCTTATGTAACGCTGCCAGCTGGAACTACTCTTAAATCGAGTAATACAGCAAAAACATCTAGCGTTATGGCTAAATTAAATTTTACTGCCAAAGGAACGCTGGAGTCTGTAAAAACTGAAACTACAGTTGCTATTGCTGATTTATTGCCTGCAATAACTACATACATTACCACAAATTATGCTGGGGCAACTATAAAAGAAGCTCATTTAGAATCTGATGGTGGTTTTGATGTGTTCATCACTGCTGCAGATGGAAACAAAATCAAATTGAATTTTGATGTTGCTGGTACATTTGTGTCTGAAAGAGTATTTAAGGCTAATGGAAATCATAAACACAAACATGATACCAATCAAGTACCAGTAGCTATTGCTGATTTAGTTTCCAAAATAAAAATATATATTGAATCAAATTATACAGGAGCTACAATTACTTCTGCTCATAAAGAGTCAGATGCTACTTTTGATGTATTCATTACCACTGCTACAGGAGCTCATTTGAATCTGAATTTTAGTGCTGCTGGCGAATTCCTTTCAGTAAGTTCTAACGGGAGTAATCATTCTAATAGCGAAACTCAAGTTGCAGTAGCGAACCTATTGGCGAGTATTACTACATATATCACTACAAATTATGCGAATGCCACAATTACATCTGCAGAGAAAGATTGGAACGGTGGTTTCGAAGTGCATCTTACTACTGCTGCAGGAGTTCGATTAGAATTGAATTTTACTGGTACAGGTGAATTTGTAGTAGGTTCTGATGCTAACAATAATCATTCTGCATCAATGGTTTCGGTTATTGTAACAGATTTAATTGCCAATATAAAAGAGTATATAACTACAAATTATGTTGGGGCTACTATAAAAGAAGCTCATTTAGAATCTGATGGAAGTTATGATGTTACAATTAGTACTGCAACAGGAACTAAACTAAAATTGAATTTCACAGCTACAGGTGTATTTGTTAATGTAGTAAATAATTAAAAGAAAAAATCTCTTTTAAAATATATTAAAAAAAGACCATCAGTACGCTGATGGTCTTTTTTGTTGTTCTTATTTAAGTTTACAATTGGCTCAATTAGCACTTGTTAAGAATACTAAAACCACTTCAATTACGAAGTGGTTTTAGTTATACTATTTTGTATAAAAAGGGATTCCAAACAGGAAAATTAGATGTAAAAAATAGATTAAATCTTAATATAAATTTTATTTCGATTTAGGAAATAACCCACGATCCAGCAAGTAAGCAGGATAGAAACGGCAAACCCCAAAGAACCCATATAATCCCCAAGCGTCAACACAAAGATATTCTCTGCAATCCAATCATAGGACGAACTGCCTTTTATTTTAAATTGATAAAGCGTGATTACTAGCAATTCAGAAAGGAGGTAAACAAACAAAGGATTTTTGCCCAATACTTCAAAAAAGAATGTCCACTTGGTTTTTTTTAAGATATCTAAAAGGTACACTAATACCGAAAGGATTATAAGATCGAGACCAATAGTTAGTACCACAAAGGAACTGGTCCATAATTTTTTGTTGATTGGAAAAAACGAGTTCCATCCTAAGGCAATTATAATTAAAACAATGCCAACAACTGTCATTTTTAGGATGGTTTTATAATTTTGACCACTTTTTTGTAGAAACGAACCCGCAATATACCCACCAATCACGTTTACAATTGCAGGAAGCGTGCTAAGCAAACCTTCGGGGTCAAAAGCAATTCCGTCACCATGATACATATGATTTGCTCCAATTAACCAAGTATCTAGTTTTAAAACAGCATTTCCTTCTAGAGTATAGTCTCCAAAAGTATAGAGTAGTATTTGATACGAAACAAGCGCGATGACACTAAAAATTAGAGCTCCTTTTGTTTTCCAAAAGCGTAAAATTAGAGCACCAAAAAAATAACACAAAGCAATTCTTTGAAGGACACCAAAAATCCGGGTATCACTCAAGGGTTTCAGCGCACCATTTTCGAAAAAGGGAAACCAATACATTAAAAATCCCAGTAAAAAGAGTATCACAGTGCGTTTTAGTACTTTAGTTAAAAACACTTTATTTGATAAAGTACCGTATTTTGTTATGCTTAAACTAATGGAATTTCCAACAATGAAAAGGAATGTTGGGAACACCAAATCAGTAAGTGTAAAACCATGCCATTTAGCATGCAATAAAGGGGCAAAAGTAGTGGCGCTTTTGCCTGGAGAATTAACAATAATCATAAGGGCGATATCCAAACCCCTAAAGATGTCTAATGATAAATAACGTTTTTTTTGTAGTTCCATGTAGGTTTTATTTTAGAAAGGGACTGTTTGTAACTTTTTCAACTAGTGAATTAATGATTGAAAATTTTCGGATTATAAGATTACTTTTTCTGTAGTTCCTTTCAAACGGCTTTTTTCAGCTGTAAATCCAATAATATGACTTTCAACTGAGGCGTCAATGGAAGAAGAAAGTAAACCGGAATTTTGTTGTGATACGGCTTGTATCCAGTCCGAAACTAAATTCCAATCACCGCCTCCGTGGGCATCACTATTTTGTTGCCATTCCGTTTTTTCTCCAGTTAAAAAGTTAGTGTAAGTAAATTGCGACATATCGCCTACAATATCGCCATGACTACCCATGATACGGGTGCGTCTTCCTTCGTATGATGTAAATGCTTCCATACTGAAGGCAGCCGTAACTCCATTAGAAAACTGAAGATTGGTTGTGTAATGATCCGGTTGGTCATTGTCCATTTGGTACACACAACGACCGTAATTAGTAGTTTTTAGACGGTCTAAAATAGCCTCACCCTGTTTGTCTTCTTCGGTAGGGAGATCAAACACATGAGTTCGTTGTCGGTCACGGTAATAAATTTTCAAAGCACTGTACGGGCATTCTTTTTCTATGGCGCATCCATCAATACAACGAGAGGTTGCACCTACGGGCATATTTTCTTTTTTAAACCATTTTAAATCACCAAATGCCGATATTCTTTCACAAGAATCTCCAACCAACCATCGTAAAATATCAAGATCATGACACGATTTAGCCAGAATTATAGGGGTTGTTTCTTTACTATTGTGCCAGTTTCCACGTACGTAACTGTGTGACATGTGAATGTGCTGTATGGGTTCAAAATGCTGAATGCTTATAAGTTCTCCTATAGTCCCTTTTTGGATGAGTTCTCTTAATTTAATGAAATAGGGTGAATAACGCAGTACATGGCATACCGCCACGATGCGGTTTGTTTTTTTGGCCAAAGCCAATATTTTTCGGCATTCTTTTTCAGTGGGTGCTATTGGTTTTTCAAGCAAGATATCGTAACCCATAGACAAGGCTTTCATGCAAGGCCCAAAATGTAAATTATCGGGTGTAGAAATGATCACAGCATCTGCAAATTTGGGACGGTTAAAAACATCCTCCCAAGTCACAAACCTATTTTCAACTGGAATACCATGTTTTTCGCTATAGCGCTCTTTTCTTATAACAATAGGGTCAGCTACTCCTACAATTTTTAAATGTTCTGGATATTGTAAGGCATAGTTGCCATAAACAGTACCGCGATTTCCAGCACCTAGCGTAATAGCGGTAACAGGTTTTATTGGTGCGGGGTATTTTTTTGGATCGGGAATATGCAAGCGAAGATTTGTTTCGGCAAATCCATGTAAAGGCATGGTTAATATACCGCCGGTGATAAGACCTAAAGTTTTAAGTAGATTTCTTCGTGAAAGTGCTTTTCCCATATCAAATACGTATTTAGTTTATAGCTTCAATTCATTGGTCTATATGCTGTTTATTCTTTATAAAAGGGACAACTTATCCCATAATTAATTTAAATAACTGTTAAATATAAATAAAAAAACAAAACTTTTGTGCAATTTTTTATAATAAACTAAAAGGGACTTGATTGAGGGATGGCAGCAGTACTACAATGTTTTAGCCTTTATATTTTTTAGCTAATTATGAAGTACCTAAAAGATAAAAAAGGATTTATGACAATCTTACAATCAGTTGGATTGTATGGGATATGGTATTAAAGGTGGGTTCTTTTACCGGTCTAATTGAATTTTAGTGTCTTTTAAATTATAAAAAGGAACAATTTAAAACCAGATTCAATTTGCACTTAAAAATTAAATGGTCTCTAGGACTTGATTTTTTGTTTATCTTTGCTGAATAATTGTTAAACAAAAAGCAAATAACACTTAGTAGAGGAACTGGTATGTCTTTAAAATCATTTGGAAAAATCCAATTGAAAATAAGCGTTACTTATATTGGCCTCATAATTAAATTGCTGTTCTACATTAAAAGAAAAATAAATGGAAACTAATAAACCAGATAACGTTGTTTACTCCCTTGAAGAAGGGTTTAATGCTAATATGTTGCCTTATGCTACCAATGTAGGTGCGCCCGTAATACGTGTGGATGATGTGGTGTCATGGAAAAGTAGGGGAATTGAGAATGTAAACAAAGAGTTGGTCAATAAATTTAACGAACTCCAATTGCAGTACCAAAAGTTAATGGAGGAATACGAATGGAACGAACTAGTGTACAGTGCTAAGTTCTCGTTCGAGCCCGTTATTGGCGAAATCTACCATTTGTACCGCGATGCCGCTGGAGTAAACTTTTTGTCCTTAATAAGCCCACAAGAATGGAATCGAGAACACATAGGAACCTTTAGATTGAATAGTGATAAGAAGTGGGTGGTGCTTGATGGGAATCGTGGGGGGTATTAAGATATAAAGTTCACTATTGTAAAAACAAACAATATTTTGCAATAAGGCTTTATACTGATTTTATGCAATAATTGAAACAAACTCTCCAACAACTCTCATTTCTACTCCATTTTCTTCAGTGATAAAGATATTTTTGTAAGATGTATCGAATGAATTTGGCCTTAAAAGAATTGAAGTGTGTTCCCAACCTTCTTCCGTTACTACTTTTTCACTTGAATAGGTCTTAATTGTAAAAGCCGAATTGAAATCTTGATCTTGAATATCAATATTTTCAATTAAAACTATTTTTCCGTTTCTACTACCGCCAGTATAAGGCTTAAACAAGCAGATTGAACCATTTGGAATAACTCTATTCATTGATTCTCCAACTATTTTACATGCAAAATAGTCGTTTTTAGAATTTGCAGGTCCTTCAATTAGGGTAAATTCTTTCTCAGATTGAATTTTACTAAATGTTCCAGCTGCTGCATAGAAATCATATAAAGGAACTGGGTTTTGTAATATGGGTTCAAAATTGATTGTTGCTTGGAACTGATCAATTTCAACTTTCGTTTCAGATTTTTTAGTTTTCTCAGTTAATTTTTCTTCCAAATAATTATACATAGATGGGGAAACTGGACTAGCCAAATTGAAACGGATTTTTACAACTGAAACTTTTTTTCCACTATCATTACTCATTGTTGTTTGCTCAATTTGATTTAGTTCAGGACTCACTTCTCCCATATAATAAAAGTCCATTCCTTCATCATTATTTTTTTTGATAAAAAGAGGAAGCCTAATAGCTCCATTTTTTCCTAAAATAGATTGAACATCTTTACTGTTTATGTTTCTATTAGATTTTGACATCCAATCAAATTCCTTGGCATTTACAAATTTATCTTCATATTTTGTAGATTCAGATATGTCTTCTTCTTTGTGATAGTTTACAAAAATGGGGCAATGAGAATTGTCGGGACTTACTAAATATCCACCTACATTTTGTGCAACTGGATTTTCTATAGTGTTTAATATTCTGAAAACATCTTTACGAGAATATTTTCGATAAAGTAGAAATCCTTCTTGCCAATTATTTGGTTCAAATACTTTGTCAAATTCATATATTGAATAATCTGTAGAATCAACTAAAAATGTTTTAAATGTTTCATGGCTTAAGTAAGAAAGAAATGTGTTTGAAAAAATGAAACTGTCGTTCTCTAATTTTATAATATCTAAATTATAAATCTCTTTTGCAGAAATTAGCTTCCCTTCTTTTTTCTCTCTAATAAATTCAAAATTTAAATTTGAAATACACGATTGAATTGTTTCATTGGAAAAGGTGTAATGATATTTTTTTAAAATTATTTCTTTTAAAGTAGTTAATGAAAGCTTTCCATTTTTAATTAATAATTTGATGATTATACTTTCTTCAACTCTTTTTGAATTGTTTATTTCTTTAGAAAAAAGCTCCAAAAGTTTAATTTGTTCCTTAGCTAAATCTGAGTTGTATTCTTGCTCAACTTTAACAATGAAATTATAATAAGAACCTGCATAATTTACATACAAATATGGATCTCTGGAACCATGCTCTATAAAATCCATCATCATTGGGATTCTACCAAGCTTGAATTTCAATAAGTAGTAATCTTTTTTTAAATCAGAGAACAATTGCATGTTTGCTGAATCAATAGATTGAAATATCTTTTCTTTAGTGATTTCATCAAAATTAATTGTTGAAGAACCAGGAATCATTCTACTTCCTTCCGTAATTAATTTTCTAAGAGAATCTTTATTATATGAGGTATCACCATAAAGTGCGATTGGAATTAGATAGTTGTTTTCGTAATTCCCTATAAAATCAATAACGGTTACATAGTTTTTCCCATCAATTTTTCTCAATCCTCGACCTAATTGCTGAATAAAAATGATAGATGATTCAGTTGGTCGAAGCATAATAATCTGATTAATTTTAGGAATATCAATACCTTCATTGAAAATATCAACTGTAAAAATATAATCAAGTTTTTCGTGTATATTATCTGATTCTAACTTCTCAATTGCTTTTGCTCTTTCTAATTCAGTACTATCACCAGTTAAGGCAACTGTTTTAAGTCCCTTTAAATTAAATAAAGCAGAGAGTTCAGTTGCTTCTTTTTTTCTAGAACAAAAAATTAAACCTCTAGTGATGCCGTTGTCACTTCCGTAAAATCGGGCTTGTTCAATTACTCTTTTAACTCTTTCAGTAGAAACTAATAAATTAAAATCTGATTTATTGTCAATCACATTATTGTCAATTAATAAATCGGCGACACCATAATAGTGAAACGGACTGAGCATTTCTTCTTCCATTGCTCGGTTTAATCTAATCTCATAAGCAATATTGTGGTCAAATAATTGAAATATATTGTTACCATCAGTTCTTTCAGGAGTAGCGGTCATTCCTAAGAGAAACTTTGGTTCAAAATAATCGATTAATCGC contains:
- a CDS encoding DUF3427 domain-containing protein, giving the protein MDKIIQIFNSSLQTGYVDKNVLSDLAYQPELLVNQKNPPKKVLSTILHELENCNQFYISVAFVTTSGVATIINKLKELENRKITGQILVSQYLNFTQPEALKRLLQFKNIDLRIATTGNAHAKGYIFKNKDHYNLIVGSSNLTDSALSTNKEWNIKVSALNESGLVEDVLWEFQADFEKATVVTTDYISLYEEIYKKQFLTNKTAGLDKILTEITPNAMQLEALENLENLRKDKKNKALIISATGTGKTYLSAFDAKAFNPRKLLFVVHRLTIAKDSLKTFQKVFGKNKTMGLYSGEKRELECDFVFSTIQTISKLTHLENFSKYHFDYIIIDETHRSGADSYLRLIDYFEPKFLLGMTATPERTDGNNIFQLFDHNIAYEIRLNRAMEEEMLSPFHYYGVADLLIDNNVIDNKSDFNLLVSTERVKRVIEQARFYGSDNGITRGLIFCSRKKEATELSALFNLKGLKTVALTGDSTELERAKAIEKLESDNIHEKLDYIFTVDIFNEGIDIPKINQIIMLRPTESSIIFIQQLGRGLRKIDGKNYVTVIDFIGNYENNYLIPIALYGDTSYNKDSLRKLITEGSRMIPGSSTINFDEITKEKIFQSIDSANMQLFSDLKKDYYLLKFKLGRIPMMMDFIEHGSRDPYLYVNYAGSYYNFIVKVEQEYNSDLAKEQIKLLELFSKEINNSKRVEESIIIKLLIKNGKLSLTTLKEIILKKYHYTFSNETIQSCISNLNFEFIREKKEGKLISAKEIYNLDIIKLENDSFIFSNTFLSYLSHETFKTFLVDSTDYSIYEFDKVFEPNNWQEGFLLYRKYSRKDVFRILNTIENPVAQNVGGYLVSPDNSHCPIFVNYHKEEDISESTKYEDKFVNAKEFDWMSKSNRNINSKDVQSILGKNGAIRLPLFIKKNNDEGMDFYYMGEVSPELNQIEQTTMSNDSGKKVSVVKIRFNLASPVSPSMYNYLEEKLTEKTKKSETKVEIDQFQATINFEPILQNPVPLYDFYAAAGTFSKIQSEKEFTLIEGPANSKNDYFACKIVGESMNRVIPNGSICLFKPYTGGSRNGKIVLIENIDIQDQDFNSAFTIKTYSSEKVVTEEGWEHTSILLRPNSFDTSYKNIFITEENGVEMRVVGEFVSIIA
- a CDS encoding DUF2452 domain-containing protein, producing the protein METNKPDNVVYSLEEGFNANMLPYATNVGAPVIRVDDVVSWKSRGIENVNKELVNKFNELQLQYQKLMEEYEWNELVYSAKFSFEPVIGEIYHLYRDAAGVNFLSLISPQEWNREHIGTFRLNSDKKWVVLDGNRGGY
- a CDS encoding Gfo/Idh/MocA family protein, which gives rise to MGKALSRRNLLKTLGLITGGILTMPLHGFAETNLRLHIPDPKKYPAPIKPVTAITLGAGNRGTVYGNYALQYPEHLKIVGVADPIVIRKERYSEKHGIPVENRFVTWEDVFNRPKFADAVIISTPDNLHFGPCMKALSMGYDILLEKPIAPTEKECRKILALAKKTNRIVAVCHVLRYSPYFIKLRELIQKGTIGELISIQHFEPIQHIHMSHSYVRGNWHNSKETTPIILAKSCHDLDILRWLVGDSCERISAFGDLKWFKKENMPVGATSRCIDGCAIEKECPYSALKIYYRDRQRTHVFDLPTEEDKQGEAILDRLKTTNYGRCVYQMDNDQPDHYTTNLQFSNGVTAAFSMEAFTSYEGRRTRIMGSHGDIVGDMSQFTYTNFLTGEKTEWQQNSDAHGGGDWNLVSDWIQAVSQQNSGLLSSSIDASVESHIIGFTAEKSRLKGTTEKVIL